TTCAATAATAAAATGTACTGAGATGTGCTGTACATTTTCACCTTTCTCAAGCGTCTGTTACTGAAATTGTTGCTTCTAACCATATCATactccacaaacacaaaaagttaAGTTTAAGTGCAAAGCTAAAACTGAAGCAAATCTAAGCAGCTTACAAGACTATATTGTCCATCAAGCCTCACGCGAGCAAAACGTCACACACCAGCACGTGCCCAAATATTATCGAGCAATGCATTATGGGATATCGAAATGGAGTCCTTCCTGCGGGAATCAGTTACGATGTCCTGTGTTATGTAGCCGCGTACTTTCGTTAATCGGCAGagtaaacatttaatttccacACGTAATATACTCCCATACACAATATGGGGGTGTTGTGTTTTGCGAGGGGGGCTTTCACGTCCGCCGGCCTTTACGCCAGAAAACACACCGGTCGGTATTTGTGCGTAACTTCTCTCTCCGGTATTTCAGCTCCAGTCGGAATCCGTGTCAAGAGGTACAGCCAGGACACGACTAACGGTAGCGATGCCACTGGACAGTTTGCGTGCTATCACCTGCTTCACAGGACTTTACTAAAGATCCAGGGTCAAGATACAAGTCCGTTTCTTCAGGGCATTATAACCAACGAcatggagctgctggaggagcctGGACACGCAGCCATGTACTCACATATGCTGAATGTACAAGGAAGAACGCTATATGACATAATTCTGTACAGGTACAGTGTAGTTTTCCGTTTGAGCAGTTGAACATGTTTTCAGTAAACACGAGGGTGTGGCTGCTTATCTTATCACGCAGTTGCGGTCAGTACAGTTTGGCTCATACAGTCCATACAGATTCCTGCAGAAATGTATTAacttttaagatttaagatgATCTGCTTTTGTCACAAGTCTTTTGATCTCCTGTGTCATCAGTTTAACCCCATGTTGCAAAACTACTAAAAACCCCTGATGAAACCATAATAGATTTTTGTAGCAATAATGTCCCTGTGATGAACAGCTACATATCCCCATTCCATTAAGgctttaaattattatttttttcttttttatttgtgatcACATTCTGAGATATTTTCAGTAATACactggtgttttctgagcatTTGTGATGTGACAAAAATGGGCACAATGAGCTCATGTGCGCAATTCAGTGaaacctgtattttttttttttcttgacagcAACACACCAGGTGTGAAATATTGTAATCAGTCTTGtaaataacattacattacatttgaaGGACATATGTACTAATTTTAGTTGTCAGTGACATTTAGTCACAGAGCTTCAGCAGATACTAGTTTTTAACAGCTAGTCAGTTGATTCTGGTATGAGAATGATGCCATCCATTTTGAATAAGTTTAATAAACACTGTGAAATACTTTGGTTTTTATGgtatatattattatttcctGCCCCAATGCACTAAATTGTCTGTATTGCCTTTCAGTCTGAAAGACGCTGATGCCGGACACGGTGTTTTCCTGGAGTGTGACTCCACTATTAAGGACTCAATCCTGAAACATTTGAAGTTGTACAAGATCCGCAGAAAGGTCAACATAAACCCGTGTCCAGAGCTCTCTGTATGGGCAGTGCTTAGCAAGCAGAAGAACGTGGCTGCAGAGGCCAGTAAACCAGAGCTCTCCTGTCCAGACAAAGCTCTGGTGTGGGAGAGTGATCCTCGAACTCGGGAAATGGGCTGGAGATTGGTGTTAGATAGTCAGCTTAACCCCTTGGATGTCATTGCATCATGTCAGAAAGGTGACATAGAGGAGTATCACAGACATCGCTATGCAATAGGTAAGACCAGAATACATGCCGTTTGTATTAAAATAGAAAGGGACGACAAGTAAGGATGTGTACGTACTCTGCTCAgtaagttttgtttatttcctctgttgtcattgttgtctAGGTCTTCCTGAGGGAGTGAAGGACCTCCCCCCTGGGGTGGCACTACCACTAGAGTCAAATCTTGTCTACATGCAGGGTATCAGCTTTAGCAAGGGCTGTTACATTGGCCAGGAGCTCACGGCCAGGACTCATCACACTGGGGTGATCCGGAAACGGCTGATGCCAGTACGCTTGTCAGCTCCAGTCCAAGACCTCCAGGAAGGAGCTGCTCTGCAAACGCAGTCAGGCAAGCCAGCTGGGAAGCACCGAGCGGGGGTTGGAGAGCTGGGACTGAGCCTAATCCGCATGGCTCATGCCAAAGAGGTATTGACGCTCAACTGTTCTGATGACAACACAGTGTCACTTGAAGCCTCTGTGCCAGACTGGTGGCCTAAAGACGTGAAAATCaactgaagaggaggatgtttCATAGCTCCCTCAAATGTGACATACATCACATCTGACAGACGTCTCATTGACAGAACCCTCAAGTACAGTATGTTACACTGTCCTTAGTTTTTGCTTTTACTGACGTTGTGTGGCATTAATCCAtgcttgtatttttgttttgtttgcagcaAAACCTGTTTTTGGATTGATTTTATCCCAAATTGTAAAGTGTTGTTCACGACAGAGCAGAGAACAGATCCACTGCAGGATATGCCAATATGCCAACTGTGATGTGGTACTGGTAGTTGTTGAATAAATATACAAACTAGTGATTTAAAGATTCATTCAActtgtgtaattatttttctttattcatccattttatctttcagtgcaaaaaacaaatttcagaCATTTACAAGATTGCAGTTCATCTCACACCAAAGGCATAGTAACACCTTTATCATCTTTTTTGCACCCTACAAATTGGCACTTTGCATTCAAGCTATTTCCAGGTGATTATTACATCGTTTTGACGCCACTCAACATCTTATTCCTGATAAAGTAGGTGCTGCCCCCTTGTGGATTGTATGGTGTCCCGAATTTGCTGTAGCATTGTTTCTGGCTGCAAAGTCAAAGCTGAGTGATCAAGCCGCTTAAAGTCTTCATTGCAGATTAGGCATTCAATTATGTGTGCCACTCTTTGCAGGTCAAAGGCAGCATGGTAAGGTCCAAGTGTGGTGAGGGTCTCAGAGAGATGTCGAGGGTACTCAGATGAATCCCCAGAGGAACAAGCATTGAGGAAAGCCATACGGTTGCCAGCAATGATTTTCAGGAATGAGGCAAATTCACCATAGTCGATACCAGAGCAGGCCTTCATGATAACCTGAAAAGTAACAAACAACTATCAATTTGCATGTGATATTGAAAGAATGTTTCTTAAAAGCATGCAGGCTGAGCAGTCTTATCCTTGGAGTACCTGGCAGTGCTGATGCCACGAGTCCATCGTGTTTCGCCACTCACTTATCTCTTTTTGAACAGATGATAGCTCATTCTGAAGGAACTGCCACATGATGTCTATGTTGCAGCCATTCAGCCAGTTATGATTAATAGAGATTGTGTCCTCCTGTAAGACAattaaagaggaagaagaattaCTATGCCACAACTGGATCACAGACCAGAACGTCATTTGTTAGATGATTTTACTCTAAGTTCTTACCAGATTGTAAACTTGATGATGCCAGCCACTGGGCACAAAAATGATTTCACCTGCCTCCTGAATAATTTCTAGAGGTTGACAGGCTTTATCGGAGTGTGGGAAAAGGCCTCTGTCTCGAAGTTCAGCTGAAGTTACATCATAAGGGATGTTGCCGTGAGTGTCTCGTAAAAACTCCTCCTGACCTGGAGGATACAAGAGCCATTTCTTCCTGCCACAAATGTTTGCAGACCAGCTATAGGAGCGGAACACATCGGCGTGGAACGGGGTCCTGTTGATGACGAGAAAGTGCATCATActggatgaaaaataaaaatactgagaCAACTTTTTTATCAAGCAAAactactgaaaataaaaaaaaactaaactagAATCTGGGTATTGTCAACATTACGCTAATTTTTTCACACCATGAGCCTTTGGGTCCCATGTAGACAAACCGGTAGTCATCCACTTCAAGTGTATCCCAGTATTCATTAAGCCagtcagaagaaaagaagactgGCGTGCTGTAAACACTGTGTTCTGGAAAGTCCCTGAAGAACAACAATATAAAATTCATCATGGGTGGTTATATCGTTTGCTCATTGTGCTGTATGAAACCAAGTCTTGTTCAATCAGTACTGACCGATACCTTGACATGTGCCAGTCTTTAAGATAGAGACATCCTTTAGGCGATGAGTGGCCATTTTGGATGTATTCCTTCCAGTAGTGTACAAATTCTTTGAAAGGCATAACTTGCTTAGGATTAGCATTGTACTCCTTGGCATTGCAGTTCGCAACAGGAACAGGAGTCTCATCTGTgataaagaacaaataaattacaatacATGACAGCAGTCATTGCACCAGAGGCATTAGTAATAAGTAGTAATAAACTTATTTACCAAACTCTTGCAGCAGTTTCTGGAAATTAGGCTTCCCCTCCTCAGACACCCACTGTTTCCTACACTTCCAGTCCTCTGTAAACCTTCTTGAAAACATGCATGGGTGATTGGGAAGCAAGTATTTCTTGAAAAACTTAGAATAGCTAAGTTCCTTGTCGATATAATCTACAAAATGTGAAGACCAGAACTGCTCATACGACTGTCTTGGTATTTTGACCAGGCTGCTGCAGTTACGGTACGCCTCTCTGTCCATGATGGTAAACAGGACCTCGGCTAGCTACTTAGCGAGCTTAGCTGTCAGGGCTTGTACAGCAAGAAACGGTAAGGAAAAGCGAGCGACTCGATTGGTTTGACATTACGTAGCACACATCTTTCCACTTGTACGTCACATTTAGGCTAGACAAGGCAAAAATGTAACAGTGTGCTAAAACGTGTTGTTTTTTCTATTCTGACAACCGGCCGCTGCATATGACCCCATCGCCGAAGATTTCAGGTTATGTTTTCCTGAACGACACACGCTGCTGCTTATTAATTACTGTTATCACCACGACGTATATTAACGTTTCGGTTATTTAATGCTAAGGCTGCTCGCTGTCGCGTACAGTTGGAGACTAGCCGTCCTAGCTAACAGTAATTATTTTTCCAAAACGCTGTCGTGATAACCTTTCTGACAGCAGAATTTTCAAGTCGGACGGTAAACACAGCCGAGCTTGTGCGTGACGTCACTTCCGCAATAAACATCACCGCTTTACTGAGAACAGTGTGGGGTAATGACAACAAGATTATGTTGACGTTTAATAGCGTGTGTGGGCAAATATAATTTTACTACGAGGAATTTTCACATGTTAGGAGGGTTTTTGGCATTATAATGACGTAAGGCGGCCACTTGGATAGAAAGGTCGCTCCTTCAGAGCTAAAACTGCCAGTGTTGACGCCTCAGCTGCGTTCATCTGCTGCCCGGGTGTCTTATTACAATCTGAAGAAGGTATGTTCTCTGTTAGAGAGATCACACAGTACAATGTTCTTTTAAAGTTACTTTAGATGAAGACCAATAGCGTATGCATGAGTATGATACATATGTAATATTCACGTATGTTTGTCCTTCTAGGCTAATGAGTCTGCCTTCTTCCGAAATGAGCCAGGACGTCCCTATCCATAGCTGGCCCGGCTCCTATTACATCAACAGTCAGAAGCGGTGGGAAAATGGCACCCTGTCCCTCACCAGGACCATGGTGCGCTTTGTCTCTAACCAGAGTAAGGAGAGTCTTGTCAGCTTCCGCCTCTCCAGGATCATGGAGATCAAGATGGAGTCATCCAGTTTCATCTTCAGCTCTCTCACAGTGCTTGAAGAGGGCAATGTGAAACACTGGTTTAGCTCCCTTAAGCCCAACAGGGTGGTGGTTTATAATGTGTTAGAACATTTCTGGAGAGAACGCCTTCTTTCCCCCAGCTCAGAGGCCAGAGGGGCTGAATGTCAACCCTCTAAAGGCAGAGAGCTGATCAACCTGGTGGCAGGGGCCCAGAGAAGACTGGAGGACACCGGCAGAGTTCTCAGCCATCAGGGAGAGCAGTTTGACAGTATGATGCAGGGACTGGAAAAGATCGACTCTGATCTTGGCGTGGCTGATAAGTAATGATCTAAATATTTCCCAACTTGATGATATTTTAGTATTCTTTTTTATCTTTGGAAGcctttattcatgttttattcttatGTTGTTGACTGCCAGAACAAAGTAGTTGCAATACAATAACAGGCTTAATATAGTTGTCAAACGAGTCATACACTCATGATTTCTTCTTACTCTGTTGCAGACTTTTATCAGAGCTGGAGTCTCCCTCCTGGTGGCCTTTTGGTAAACTCCCATGGAAGACTCAGCAGGAAGCCAAAGCTGAAGATGCTGCAAAAGCTGCAGccactgctgccactgcagCTGGGAAAGGCTCCGCTAGAAATAAGGTGATCGCAAGCATCCCAGCTGTAGTGACCAAAGGCGGGGATTCAGACTTAAAACCTGGATGTTTGGTGGTGCTGGTGTCCTCACTGGAGGTGCGAGACACAAACTGCCAACTCCTTCACCGCTTTGAACGAAATGAAGTTGACGAAATCAGAGTGCGCAGTCCTTATGAGATCACTGTTAGACAGCGGTTCATTGGGAAGCCAGACGTATGTTACAGGTTCCTGTCTGCCAGGATGCCAGAGGCAATGTCAGTGTTGGAGATGCAGTACAAAAAGAAGGTGGAGTTCACCAGTGAATACACTGCTTTCAGGTCAACTCCTGTTTCATCTCCATGTGACACAGAGGGGCCGAACTGGAATGAAGGTAAAGCACAGATACACTGAAAGGCCTCCTTATTTTTCTGCGTTTCCATGTCTATAAAACTGACCACTAAGTGGCAGTAAAGGTCTGTGTTTCAACCTCGACATATTGGTAGGCATGTAGCCatatgtaaaaacatttcatccaCATGACTTCTGGACATGGTTATTGGTGTCTCTTcttgacagaaatgtgttttgatgagTCACTTCATCCTGATTGCCTCAGTTGCCATACTTTGAGTTTACTGTCTGGTTTCCTCATAAACAACATATGCACTCTGCACTTTTTCACCATCTCCACCCATGGAGTCAGGTTTTCAGCAGAGGTGCCAAGAGACAGAGCTCCCACTGGAGGTCCCAGCAGGAGATCTGTCCCAGTTGCAGGTGCATGTCCTCCAGCCATCTGTCAGTCAGGCTGAGGCCCAGGAACTCAAACAGGTGAGACCCGTGTGAATGTGTCTTGCACTATTTTGGCATTTAtagttttcatatttgtttatgtatttatatattatgGTAAATAACCCTTTGGTTTTAGTAACATGTATTTTGACAGTTCCATTCCAAACCACAATTCACcataatgatttttatttttcatcctgtatgcttaaaatgttatttagtGAGACCACAAACCAAAGTCCATCCTGGTTttaagagagggaaagaaaccTGTTCAGTCATTTGGTCAGACTTGACAGCATCTTTCCATTTAGAATCTCACAACACTGAGAAATGTTACAGACATGGTCTGTGGTGGCAAGACCTACACAGTGACGCAAATCCAAACCTATGATTCAGacaattttttgtgtgtgacacacTATTCCAGATATCTTAGAAGTTATTTCATGTAAAACCTTTTCAGAATAAAGCTACAAAGGTGGGACATGTCAGGATGAATGCCAGATAGGACTATATCCCAACAGACTGCGAGTCTCTAAGcccaataaaaataaatattttcaaatttgatATGCATATATTTGCcaatacatatttttccactACACACAATATAAATCTTTTAAAGAATTTTGACCAAAGTATGTACTGAGCAGgatattttacagttaaataaTAAACCTGCCAGTGCTCTTTCATTGACCGGTATTCAGATTTTCTCTGCCATTTCTTATCAGTCAGCACATATGAAAACACCAATATATCTTCAATGATTTATTAGTCAGCTCTCATTGGAGCTGTTTTTTAAGCTATAAATGATATATATTACAAgcacattaataaaaacattttaaaatagttgGTCAAACTACCATATACCAGGTCAGCTGCAATACCATATATTGCAGCTGACCTATAATGGTTACTTGTTTACAGCCTTAAATGACCCTCTTTTGTTACAGATTTTCCATCGTGGTTTAGTTAGTTAAAAGTCTACTTCATGATAATGTTTTGTCTACCTAGTGCATATATCATATCTCAAACAAGGCATTCTTTGCACTTTATACCTCATATTTAGTTAATTATTGTACATAATAACAATCTACagtgtttcactgttgtttttgtctatatataATCACTTATCAAACAAATTTATCATAGCAATAACAGCATGGGCCTGTCATACAGGTTGGCTCGTCTATTGTGCTTATAAATGGTGCATTGTCTGCAGCTGATAATGGCTCAAACTTCAAAGGACGCCAATTTGGACTTAATGCTAGCCTTCTGTACACACCCTACTCTTACTGGTAATTCATGTCCAGATTAGAATCTACAGTAGGGCAACTTGCACAGAGGGTCACTCATTTTCATGTCCTGCCCAAAGTGCTTGAGCAAATATTCCCCTTTGTCTAAGCATTTCTATATGAGCATTATTGTTTGAGGTTGGAAATTCCAACTTGTTAACAGTACAAACTCATGAGAATGataatgcatgttttgttttttattggaATTCATGCATCGTTTTGTTATTCACAGTCCTGAAATTACCCCACTCACTCAGAAGAAACTAGGCATTTTAGCTCATGTATTTTTCTATTAGCTCTAGcctaaatgtttaattttaggGAGTTCTACATGACTTAAGTCCTGTAACCATTATATAAACAGCggctaaaaacattcattttctgcGTTTTTCCATGACACAGCAAAACTCTGTGAATGTTAACTGCAATGTGTGACTCAGTCATGTTCTACCAGATGAAATTGTAAAGTCGCAGACCTGAGTGAGTGAATACAGTTGCTCCACAGTGTGTATTGACATGCTATATGTTTTTCAAACTGCTGTCTGGAACTGTTTCTGTGCTCAGTCGCAATGCTCGCGTGCACTTGCGAGTGAAAACTGATATAATGTccgtatttgtgtgtgtgtgtgtgtgtgtgagtgagagagagagagagagagagagagagagagaacatgtgTAGCATAACATAATATTAGTTTAGAAACCATGGTGGTAGGGTTTGTAGGAGTGTTTATTAGGTTTTGCTTGGCACATCATTGTATATATAAGTTGTTCCATCAACCATAACATACACAGTTGTTGGAATATGGAGATGTAGTCACAGTATTTTTTAAGCccacaaagagcagaaaacagtaTTGTATGATATCAGTGATCCCAGGAGATAAGCCAAGACTTCATACGTTGCATATGAACTATTAGCATATCTGCCACGTGAGTACCTGTTATTGAATCGTGGGTGGTGTTGAACTGTAAAGTTTCTTTCTCATCCGCAGACATTAAGCAGCAGACGAATGTCTTTGTAGCcaaagggagaagaaaaaaaaaaaaaaaacaactctgaaTTCTCTGTTTCACCAACACACTCGCTTTTTAACTCCAGGACCCCATCTTTACACCTCTCCACATATGGTCCACATGTTCCACTCTGCAACACTGCTCACCGATTTTCTGTGGGTTTCACTATTTAATCATCTTTTATTTGTGTCTTGCGCCTTAGCTGTCCATTAGTTGTCACTGGGGACTAATGTGTAATTACTTGAAGAAAcgactgtgcatgtgtgtgagtattggattgtctgtctttgcagaTGCTGATGCAGCTGAAGAACCTCGCCctggaggcagagacagagctgGAAAGACAGGATGAAGTTCTGGACGTCCTGACCAGCTCCACCGACCGAGCCACCATGCACATAGAGAAGCACACTTGCCGCATGAAGAGACTGCTGTAGCTTTGACAGCGCAGTAGACACAATGCGGTGACGGCGTTTTTCCGAGAAATGCACTGTAAGCTTCCTCATTGTCCTCGTGGGATTGGTACAGAGTAAGAGCACTGGAATACAGCAGCAGGGACTTGCATATTGTCTCAATGGTTCTTGGGATTTTTGTTGCAGTTTCTTTTTGATGGAAtaatcacataaacacatggGCTCAACTGTCAGTGATCTCTGGGAAAGGCAGCAGTGTTTGCTTAACAGTTAAGATGTTCAACAGAATCCCTGAAACTGGAACATAAGGCATTATGactttaaagaagaaaagaaattctaaATAGTAAATGATGATTTTCTTTAAGAGAAATTATGTGCCTCACATGTGTTTCATAGATTTCTTCAAGTTTGTCTTCcttttgtcattatttcttttGAAACAGTTCAGATATGTATGACTGAGATACTTTTATCACCATTTGGTTCAAAATCTTttgagagaaaggaagaaaaaatgaCCAGTAGTTGTTGGTTCATTACCAAAATGGGCACCTGATTgccacagaggagaaagaactGACCCAGCACCAGGTTTGTTGACTGAAAGTAATGCTTATGGATCAGCTCAGCCAGTTTGCTTGTGGCTGTAAGACAGTGAGTGATCACATACTTGTGCACTTGTGACTCTGATCA
This portion of the Scatophagus argus isolate fScaArg1 chromosome 13, fScaArg1.pri, whole genome shotgun sequence genome encodes:
- the snap47 gene encoding synaptosomal-associated protein 47; translated protein: MSLPSSEMSQDVPIHSWPGSYYINSQKRWENGTLSLTRTMVRFVSNQSKESLVSFRLSRIMEIKMESSSFIFSSLTVLEEGNVKHWFSSLKPNRVVVYNVLEHFWRERLLSPSSEARGAECQPSKGRELINLVAGAQRRLEDTGRVLSHQGEQFDSMMQGLEKIDSDLGVADKLLSELESPSWWPFGKLPWKTQQEAKAEDAAKAAATAATAAGKGSARNKVIASIPAVVTKGGDSDLKPGCLVVLVSSLEVRDTNCQLLHRFERNEVDEIRVRSPYEITVRQRFIGKPDVCYRFLSARMPEAMSVLEMQYKKKVEFTSEYTAFRSTPVSSPCDTEGPNWNEGFQQRCQETELPLEVPAGDLSQLQVHVLQPSVSQAEAQELKQMLMQLKNLALEAETELERQDEVLDVLTSSTDRATMHIEKHTCRMKRLL
- the jmjd4 gene encoding 2-oxoglutarate and iron-dependent oxygenase JMJD4 isoform X1 is translated as MDREAYRNCSSLVKIPRQSYEQFWSSHFVDYIDKELSYSKFFKKYLLPNHPCMFSRRFTEDWKCRKQWVSEEGKPNFQKLLQEFDETPVPVANCNAKEYNANPKQVMPFKEFVHYWKEYIQNGHSSPKGCLYLKDWHMSRYRDFPEHSVYSTPVFFSSDWLNEYWDTLEVDDYRFVYMGPKGSWTPFHADVFRSYSWSANICGRKKWLLYPPGQEEFLRDTHGNIPYDVTSAELRDRGLFPHSDKACQPLEIIQEAGEIIFVPSGWHHQVYNLEDTISINHNWLNGCNIDIMWQFLQNELSSVQKEISEWRNTMDSWHQHCQVIMKACSGIDYGEFASFLKIIAGNRMAFLNACSSGDSSEYPRHLSETLTTLGPYHAAFDLQRVAHIIECLICNEDFKRLDHSALTLQPETMLQQIRDTIQSTRGQHLLYQE
- the iba57 gene encoding putative transferase CAF17 homolog, mitochondrial is translated as MGVLCFARGAFTSAGLYARKHTGRYLCVTSLSGISAPVGIRVKRYSQDTTNGSDATGQFACYHLLHRTLLKIQGQDTSPFLQGIITNDMELLEEPGHAAMYSHMLNVQGRTLYDIILYSLKDADAGHGVFLECDSTIKDSILKHLKLYKIRRKVNINPCPELSVWAVLSKQKNVAAEASKPELSCPDKALVWESDPRTREMGWRLVLDSQLNPLDVIASCQKGDIEEYHRHRYAIGLPEGVKDLPPGVALPLESNLVYMQGISFSKGCYIGQELTARTHHTGVIRKRLMPVRLSAPVQDLQEGAALQTQSGKPAGKHRAGVGELGLSLIRMAHAKEVLTLNCSDDNTVSLEASVPDWWPKDVKIN
- the jmjd4 gene encoding 2-oxoglutarate and iron-dependent oxygenase JMJD4 isoform X2, with product MDREAYRNCSSLVKIPRQSYEQFWSSHFVDYIDKELSYSKFFKKYLLPNHPCMFSRRFTEDWKCRKQWVSEEGKPNFQKLLQEFDETPVPVANCNAKEYNANPKQVMPFKEFVHYWKEYIQNGHSSPKGCLYLKDWHMSRDFPEHSVYSTPVFFSSDWLNEYWDTLEVDDYRFVYMGPKGSWTPFHADVFRSYSWSANICGRKKWLLYPPGQEEFLRDTHGNIPYDVTSAELRDRGLFPHSDKACQPLEIIQEAGEIIFVPSGWHHQVYNLEDTISINHNWLNGCNIDIMWQFLQNELSSVQKEISEWRNTMDSWHQHCQVIMKACSGIDYGEFASFLKIIAGNRMAFLNACSSGDSSEYPRHLSETLTTLGPYHAAFDLQRVAHIIECLICNEDFKRLDHSALTLQPETMLQQIRDTIQSTRGQHLLYQE